Below is a window of Nocardia asteroides DNA.
TGGGCCAGTGCCCTGGCGATCAGGACGCGTTGGCGTTCGCCGCCGGACAGTGTCGCGAAGGCCCGATCGGCCAGGTCACGCGCGCCGACATGGTCGAGCGCGGCGGCCGCGGCGATGCGGTCGGCGCGCGAATACCCCTGGAACGCGCCGACCCACGGCGACCTGCCCAGCAGGACGGTCTCGGCCACGGTGACCGGGGTGTCCGGCGGCGCCTCCTGGGCGACGACGGCGATCCGGCTCGCCAGCGCCCGGCCGCGCAACTGCTCCACCGGCGTGGTGTCGACGACGACGGACCCGCCCGCCGGGCGCAGTGCGCGATACATCAGCCGCAGCAGGGTGGACTTGCCCGAGCCGTTCGGGCCGATGAGGCCGACGGTGCTGCCGGGTTCGGCGCGGAAACCGATGTCGTCGAGGGTGATTCGACCGCCGTAGGTGAAACGGATCTGGTCGACGGTGATCATCGCGGACTGCTCTCTGGTCGGACTACGGTCGACAGATACGTGTGGTCGACTGTGGGATGGCGGGTCTCGGCGGAGCGGCCGGGCCGCCACGAGTGGTGCACGGTGACCGAACAGGCGAACCGGGCGCAGATCTCGCGCGCGGCGAGGACCTGTTCGCGCCGGCGCGGGTGGGCGTCGGCCAGCACGATGCCGGTGGTGGTGCCGCTGTGCGCGACCACGACACCGGCCGCGCCGATGGCTCGGGCCGCCGCGATCGTGTCGTCCAGGTGCGGCCGGGCGCGCAGCGCGGTACTAAGCACCGCGCTGCGGGTGGCCACCGCGCCGATGCCCGCCACATCGCCCCGGACGACCGCGCGTCCCAGCGCGTCGAGCAGCCGGTCGTATTCGCGTTTGTCGGCGGCGCTGAAACAGGGTGTGTCCCGGTTGAATTCGACGGTGTCGACGGCGCCGCCCTCGTCGCCGGTGACGATCGTCAGCGCGGGCAGCGTGCCGAACCGGGCCAGCAGCCGGACCTCCCGGTGGAAGTACGCGACGGTGCCCGGGTACATGACCCCGTCCGACGGCTCGATGGCACGCAGGTCGGCTTCCAGTTCGGCGACCGGCAGCGCGCGTTCCTCGGCGTCGGCGACGGCCCGTGCGGTGGCCACGAGATCAGCGGTCGAGCTCGCCAGCCCCTTGCCCTCGGGCAGCTCGCTGTGCACGGTGAGCCGTCCGCCCCGCAATACAGGTGACCGGGCGATCATGGCCTCGGCGAGTCGCCGGGCCTTCGATTTGTGTTCCGGCGCCACGGTTGTCGGCGCGTCGCCCGGTTCGAACACCGCGACCGAGCCGCGCCGGATCGGCAGGGTCACCAGGAAGTGCCGATTTCGCGCGGTGACGCCCTGCAACAACTCCCCGCAACTGCCGTAGGCGCGCCCGACACCGATTCCCGAGGATGTTTCGATCGTCATCGCGGCGACCACCTTCCGCCGCGCCGCTCGGACACGGCCTCGACCACACCGCGCTCGGTGCCGACAGGGCGGGACTCGCTCGCCCGCAGCCCGGACTCGCGGCCCTGGCGCGCGGGCGCTGGTTCGCAGGCCCGTGGCCGCGGTCCGGGCAATACCTCGCGCCGGTGCAGCCACAGCAGCGCGGCGGCCGACAGCAGCCCGGCGGCGGTGCACAGCAAGGCCGGTGGCCAGCTCAGGGAGCCGCCCGTGCGGTCGAGTACGGCGCCGGTGAGCGAGGTGGCCGCGACCGTGAACAGGCCCGAAGCCAGGTAGAAGGCGCCGAAATAGGTGCCGGTCAGGCGATCGCCGGCGAAGCGGCCGATGGCCTCGTTGACGAACGGCTGCACGGCCGTCACGCCGATCGCCAGCAGCACCGCCGCCGCGACCACCGGGGAGACGCGGATCGCCGTGTCCACGAGGCTGTTTCCCGAAACGGTGACCATCCCGGCGGCCGCGGGCGGCAGCAGGAACGCCAGGCCCATGATCGCCATGCCCAGCGCCATCGCGGGACCGCGCCGCGGCCTGCGTGCCAGCACCGTGGTGACCCGCACCTGGAGTCCCACCACCGCGATCGTCTCCACCACGAACAGCGACGCCACCGCACCGGCGCCGTGCCCGGGCCCCGCGCTGTCCTGCGCTTGCAGGGTGAACAGGAAGTAGATCTGGCTCATCAGGGCGAACATCGGCATCAGGGCCAGGGTGAAGGCCCAGAACCGGCGGTCGGTGAACACGGTGGCGAAGTCGGCGGCGACTCCGCCGTCGTGACGCGGCAGCGGCCGGGCGGGCAGCAACAGCCACTGCACCACCGCCAGCACGGCGAAGATGGCCGCCGCCACCAGCGCCGAGATACGGAAGCCCGCCGCGATCAGGATGGTGCCGACCACCGGCCCGATCGCCGAGCCCGCGTTGCCGAACACGTTGAACAGCGCGAACGCCTGCGCCGATCGGTCCCCGCTGTCGCGGGCGATGAACGCGCGCACGGCCGGATTGAACAGTGCCCCGGCGAATCCGGTGAGCACGGCCGCGGCCAGCACCACCGGCAGCGACCCGCCGACGGCGAACAGGGCGAAGCCTAGCGCGCGGATCGCCAGCCCGGTCATGATCACGCCGCGCGCGCCGAGCCGGTCCGCCGCCGAACCACCCACCAGGAACAGGCCCTGCTGACTCAGATTGCGCACGCCGAGTACCACGCCGACCACCGCCGCCGAGAGCGCGAGATCCTCGAGCAGATATTCCGCCAGGAACGGGACGAGCAGATAGAAACCGATATGTCCGACCAGGTGATTCACCAGCAGCAGCCGGACGGCGCCGGGCAGGGCGCGGAAGGTGGCGAGCCCGCTCACGCGCTCACCCCGGCGGGATCGCGCACGACCCGACATCGCGCCCAGCCGCGCGCCTCGACGCCGGGCGACGCGATCGTCACGGGTTCGCGCGCCGGTGCGCCGAACAGGTCGTTGGCCCGGCACCAGTCGTCGTCGTAGATGGTGCGCAGGTAGCGGTGCGGGCCGTCGGGGAACACGGTCAGCACCCGTGCGCCGGGTTCGCGCTCGGCGACCCAGCCGGCGACCAGCGCGGCGGCCCCGGTACTCCAGCCGCCGGCGATGCCGGTCGCGGCCGCGAGCCGACGGCAGGCGGCGACGGCCTCGGTCGCGCCCACCCAGTGCACCTCCTCGAAATCGGCGTAGGCCACATTGCGCGGCAGGATGCTGCTGCCCAGCCCGCGCATCAGCCTGCGCCGGTCGGGCTGGCCGAAGATCCGGGAGCC
It encodes the following:
- a CDS encoding MFS transporter, whose protein sequence is MSGLATFRALPGAVRLLLVNHLVGHIGFYLLVPFLAEYLLEDLALSAAVVGVVLGVRNLSQQGLFLVGGSAADRLGARGVIMTGLAIRALGFALFAVGGSLPVVLAAAVLTGFAGALFNPAVRAFIARDSGDRSAQAFALFNVFGNAGSAIGPVVGTILIAAGFRISALVAAAIFAVLAVVQWLLLPARPLPRHDGGVAADFATVFTDRRFWAFTLALMPMFALMSQIYFLFTLQAQDSAGPGHGAGAVASLFVVETIAVVGLQVRVTTVLARRPRRGPAMALGMAIMGLAFLLPPAAAGMVTVSGNSLVDTAIRVSPVVAAAVLLAIGVTAVQPFVNEAIGRFAGDRLTGTYFGAFYLASGLFTVAATSLTGAVLDRTGGSLSWPPALLCTAAGLLSAAALLWLHRREVLPGPRPRACEPAPARQGRESGLRASESRPVGTERGVVEAVSERRGGRWSPR
- a CDS encoding GHMP family kinase ATP-binding protein; its protein translation is MTIETSSGIGVGRAYGSCGELLQGVTARNRHFLVTLPIRRGSVAVFEPGDAPTTVAPEHKSKARRLAEAMIARSPVLRGGRLTVHSELPEGKGLASSTADLVATARAVADAEERALPVAELEADLRAIEPSDGVMYPGTVAYFHREVRLLARFGTLPALTIVTGDEGGAVDTVEFNRDTPCFSAADKREYDRLLDALGRAVVRGDVAGIGAVATRSAVLSTALRARPHLDDTIAAARAIGAAGVVVAHSGTTTGIVLADAHPRRREQVLAAREICARFACSVTVHHSWRPGRSAETRHPTVDHTYLSTVVRPESSPR
- a CDS encoding ABC transporter ATP-binding protein: MITVDQIRFTYGGRITLDDIGFRAEPGSTVGLIGPNGSGKSTLLRLMYRALRPAGGSVVVDTTPVEQLRGRALASRIAVVAQEAPPDTPVTVAETVLLGRSPWVGAFQGYSRADRIAAAAALDHVGARDLADRAFATLSGGERQRVLIARALAQQADHLLLDEPTNHLDIRYQHELLGLVRGLTATTTLVVLHELNLAARYCDRLVLLDQGRVAAAGTVDEVLTPEIVEPVYRIPVRRTTAFGAVQLLFGPAPEDTPMPAVPPVHREAADR